Proteins from one Argopecten irradians isolate NY chromosome 15, Ai_NY, whole genome shotgun sequence genomic window:
- the LOC138309088 gene encoding zinc finger protein 723-like, which yields MEFPASTVQDEGVSANNLSSYNGAFQPEDSIIVRSKETRQPLKHGILDQDDFRDEEFQLRQEENLPSSQSSSLDLSSMDKSSIVGAENKLMKPNMSMTKKISDLKNSFLLGKSNQFACSLECGSTDGTERDTNNQNNISPFHQNRQHGSFGCDSEEWELGPKKMYIERASGMDKESLRSSNSIYRNESGESSDHISPCSAAISQHQDLDPTQYGPNGNLDNRCEICGKTFSQPYLLKVHFRIHSGFKPYICDLCNKGFAQSSGLRSHKLTHTGEKPYKCDICDKTFTASGSLTMHYRTHNGERPFSCEVCGRSFRYRSAMNKHMMIHTGDRPFTCEDCGKDFSRKGNLETHRRIHTNSMPYECEVCKKKFNQLSNLRTHQMTHTHVKPYKCDLCGSEFFTKFNMQRHIVIQHIKNKK from the coding sequence ATGGAATTTCCTGCCAGTACAGTACAGGATGAGGGAGTTTCTGCAAATAACCTATCTAGTTACAATGGTGCCTTTCAACCGGAAGATTCTATAATTGTACGATCAAAGGAAACTCGTCAGCCATTAAAACATGGAATTCTTGATCAGGATGATTTTAGGGATGAAGAGTTTCAACTCAGACAAGAGGAAAATTTACCTAGTAGTCAGTCCAGCTCTTTAGATCTATCATCAATGGATAAATCAAGTATTGTTGGTgcagaaaataaattaatgaaaccAAATATGAGCATGACAAAGAAAATAAGTGATTTGAAAAATAGTTTTCTACTTGGAAAAAGTAACCAGTTTGCTTGTTCCTTGGAATGTGGTTCAACAGATGGGACGGAACGGGATACtaacaatcaaaataatatttcaccATTCCATCAAAATCGTCAACATGGTAGCTTTGGTTGTGACTCTGAGGAATGGGAATTGGGTCCTAAAAAGATGTACATAGAGAGGGCTTCAGGAATGGATAAAGAAAGTCTTAGAAGTTCTAACTCGATATACAGGAATGAATCTGGCGAATCAAGTGATCATATAAGTCCATGTTCTGCTGCAATATCTCAACATCAGGATCTGGACCCAACTCAGTATGGACCAAACGGAAATCTCGACAATCGATGCGAGATCTGCGGAAAAACATTCAGTCAACCATATCTACTTAAAGTTCATTTTAGAATTCATTCAGGATTCAAACCGTATATATGTGACCTTTGTAACAAGGGTTTCGCACAAAGTTCCGGACTTCGGTCGCATAAACTCACCCATACTGgggagaaaccttacaaatgtgatatcTGTGATAAAACCTTCACCGCCAGTGGAAGTTTGACGATGCACTATCGTACACATAATGGGGAGAGACCGTTTTCGTGTGAAGTATGTGGACGTTCGTTCCGGTACCGCAGCGCGATGAATAAACATATGATGATTCACACTGGCGATAGACCATTTACGTGTGAGGATTGTGGGAAGGATTTTAGTCGGAAAGGAAACCTTGAAACACATCGTCGAATTCACACGAACTCGATGCCGTATGAGTGTGAAGtgtgtaaaaagaaatttaatcAGTTGAGTAATTTACGAACTCATCAAATGACACACACACATGTGAAACCTTACAAGTGTGATCTGTGTGGTTCTGAATTTTTTACGAAGTTTAACATGCAGAGGCATATTGTAATTCAacacattaaaaacaaaaagtaa